GCCGTCGTCCTCGTCTCCTCGCTTGTAGCGTCGATCACCAGCTCAGACCAACGCTTTACTTTCTCCAGAGAATCGGAATCTTAGATCCGCATAAACACACGTATCTGCTCTCTTGTAGCGTTGAGCAAAAACTCGTACCACGGATCGATTACTTCGAGAAGCTAGGATTCTCTCGGCGTAGCGCCGCCGCAATGTTTCGGAGGTTCCCGCAGCTGTTTAATTACAGTATCGCTGAGAATTATGAGCCCAAGTTGAATTATCTGATGGTGGAGATGGGGAGAGATGTGAGAGAGATACTTGAGTTTCCTCAGTATTTCTCGTTTAGTTTGGAGAACCGGATTAAACCGAGGCATCAGGCTTGTGCGGCGAAAGGAGTGAGGTTCCCGTTGCCGGTGATGTTGAAGACGAATGAAGCTGGGTTTCGGGATACATTGGAGGTATGTTGTGATTCTTCTCCGCCATTGAAGACCTCTCGCCTTGTTACTGTACAAAAGAGTCTTGATTTATAGAGTTTTGTGCCTAGGGAAAGTGGAACGTTGGAAAAGAGTAAGTGAGTGAGAgttgttttcttgcttttttgtttctctatatgGGTTTGGAGAATTTGGTGAGAATTCATGTgggtttgcttttgttttaggtacatttttttgtattgaatgaTTCTGAAGAACTCATAAGAATGAAGAAACCGGTCTCTCTGCCTACGTTTTGAgacacgagagagagagagagagagagagagagagagagagagagagagagagatggtaaGATTATATCTTGATAAGAATGTAGATTCTTGGTAAGATTATACGTATTGTTGTGACCGAGAGTGATCAAAGTGTATGTAAGATCAGAAACCTTGTTAGAGTTCCGATTTGCTCAGAATTTGTGGTTCTACAATTTGGAGAGACTGGTCAAGATGATGAATATGCCAACAGGTTAGCGTTATCAGTTAGTAATGATTGGTCTTTAACATTTCAATCGTGGTCGAATCTTGATGATCGAGAGCTTGTTAGTCTTTATGGTTCCTAAAACTTGCCATTGGTCTATGATCAGATTCTCTGTTTTAGGTGTTTTGTTTCGGGTTCCCTTTAGATTGCGCTCGCGACAAACAACTTGGTTACCAACGATACCTCACACGTTTGACTCTCCTATAACTTATAAGCATTGTCTTTAAATCCAACCCTGAACACCAACCCGGAGACCTTTCATGTAACCAATTTGAAGTCCGGTATAGTAATTTCACTTATGAAAAGTATGAGCTGTAACTTGATAACAACATTACATTATCTCGTCTCAAATGGGCTTTTGTAACTTACGCTCGTAAAAACATAAACTACAACACTCTCTCCAGGTGAAATTGTTATCAAACGGTGAAAGATGAACGCTTTTCTTGTGACCACCTTACGCTGGGCACGAAAAAAGCGGTACAAAAACTTTGCCACTTTAGGTGTTCTTACCATTTTGGCatcttctatttatttttcttaactatTTTGTATaacttaccatttttttttggtcgtcaaAACATTTTTAccgatatatatataccataccCAACttatctacactttttttttcttttctaaatcaGTTCGCACTGtcatacaacaacaaccacaaatgAGTACAAaaggataaaaataaatttcaaaaccaGTGGGTTGttctataattattaatatgaaACGGAAGCAGCAGCACATGtaaatacataaacaaaaattatatccCAATCTATATTGCAGAAATCTCTTACCGACTAcacctttaaaaataaatcaatcacaGATTCAAAATACAAGTTCTCTAGATCACTCTCTCTACTTCACCccttaaaaacaacaacataaaaaaaaaaaaatctcaatattCCCGTtacaaaaaggaacaaaaaagtaataaacGTAAAGTAAGTAGGGtcaatctaaaaccaaatacaaaACTCCGGggcacaaataaaataaaaaatagtataatattaatgtttttttttttttttcatttatgggtttttattaattaataggtGAAGGCTTTCCCTTCCCTCCACATCTATCCCAACATAAAATTCCCTCCTTCCCTCGTTTTCtgctctcttttcttttttttttccttcttcattctttcgttcttcttcttcctctttctctctctctctctctctctctctctaacacTAAAAACCCTCGTTTCC
The Camelina sativa cultivar DH55 chromosome 6, Cs, whole genome shotgun sequence genome window above contains:
- the LOC104792373 gene encoding transcription termination factor MTEF1, chloroplastic-like isoform X1; translation: MQQEALSFFSSSFLSLHRSFPTLSRIRFHQFPALSFKPNTSSSSSSSLFKSPDFTNFTSTSTTTTTETLESSIHEKLIYLDSLGIDFLTLINRHPPLLSTALSAVKSVVDYMTTPPINFTLQDFRRLVSMCPELLTSPLNSHTIPVITFLLREVGVDSIFDLRQALRRRPRLLACSVDHQLRPTLYFLQRIGILDPHKHTYLLSCSVEQKLVPRIDYFEKLGFSRRSAAAMFRRFPQLFNYSIAENYEPKLNYLMVEMGRDVREILEFPQYFSFSLENRIKPRHQACAAKGVRFPLPVMLKTNEAGFRDTLEVHFFVLNDSEELIRMKKPVSLPTF
- the LOC104792373 gene encoding transcription termination factor MTEF1, chloroplastic-like isoform X2 — translated: MQQEALSFFSSSFLSLHRSFPTLSRIRFHQFPALSFKPNTSSSSSSSLFKSPDFTNFTSTSTTTTTETLESSIHEKLIYLDSLGIDFLTLINRHPPLLSTALSAVKSVVDYMTTPPINFTLQDFRRLVSMCPELLTSPLNSHTIPVITFLLREVGVDSIFDLRQALRRRPRLLACSVDHQLRPTLYFLQRIGILDPHKHTYLLSCSVEQKLVPRIDYFEKLGFSRRSAAAMFRRFPQLFNYSIAENYEPKLNYLMVEMGRDVREILEFPQYFSFSLENRIKPRHQACAAKGVRFPLPVMLKTNEAGFRDTLEVCCDSSPPLKTSRLVTVQKSLDL